In Verrucomicrobiota bacterium, the following proteins share a genomic window:
- a CDS encoding sigma-54 dependent transcriptional regulator, whose product MSLETPKNNPQTPRILIVDDDAGQRSLLDYFLKSQGFETVVAVSGEAALELLRSREINMMISDVRMPGMSGLETLRHARQQHAVLPVLLVTAYADIRDAVVAMRDGAVNYLSKPIDLDELLACVRQATGLAASGPIKLGDDKQLPDSVVARSPLMIALFRDASLIAASDSRVLITGESGVGKEVLADVIHAWSPRAAGPLVKVNCAAIPETLLESELFGHEKGSFTGATAQRIGRFEQADGGTILLDEIAEMSAQLQSKLLRVTQNGRFNRVGSNQEIQVNTRILAATNSNLEKAVKDGRFREDLYYRLNVVELNIPPLRERPEDILPLASRFLAEFTQGKARFSSGVVECLARYGWPGNVRELRNAMERAALLSRGELILLDHLPNRLRQSTDQPGTAVEAADPQRLEGIEREAIIHALRAHDFNRTETARALGISRRALLYKLQRLREAGFHVDPV is encoded by the coding sequence ATGTCGCTTGAGACGCCCAAAAATAATCCGCAGACGCCGCGCATCCTGATCGTGGACGACGATGCTGGCCAGCGCAGCTTGCTGGATTACTTTCTGAAGAGCCAGGGGTTCGAGACCGTGGTGGCCGTGTCCGGCGAAGCGGCGCTCGAACTGCTTCGTTCCCGGGAAATCAACATGATGATTTCGGACGTGCGGATGCCGGGCATGTCTGGCTTGGAAACCTTGCGCCACGCCCGCCAGCAGCACGCCGTTCTGCCAGTCCTCTTGGTCACCGCCTATGCCGACATTCGCGATGCCGTCGTGGCCATGCGGGATGGAGCGGTGAATTACCTCTCCAAACCCATTGATCTGGACGAACTCCTTGCCTGTGTGCGGCAGGCCACCGGTTTGGCGGCCTCCGGCCCCATCAAACTCGGGGACGACAAACAACTGCCGGATTCGGTCGTAGCCCGCAGCCCGTTAATGATCGCCTTATTTCGCGACGCCTCGCTCATTGCCGCTTCGGATAGCCGGGTGCTGATCACGGGGGAAAGCGGCGTGGGCAAGGAGGTGCTGGCGGATGTCATTCACGCCTGGAGTCCGCGCGCGGCGGGTCCACTGGTCAAGGTCAACTGCGCCGCCATTCCCGAAACCCTGCTCGAGAGCGAATTGTTTGGTCATGAAAAAGGCTCCTTTACCGGAGCGACCGCCCAACGGATTGGCCGCTTTGAACAGGCAGATGGCGGGACCATTCTGCTGGATGAGATTGCGGAAATGTCCGCGCAACTGCAGTCCAAACTGTTGCGCGTCACGCAAAATGGACGCTTCAACCGGGTCGGTTCCAACCAGGAAATTCAGGTCAACACCCGCATTTTGGCCGCTACCAACAGCAATCTGGAAAAAGCTGTCAAAGACGGGCGCTTCCGCGAGGATTTGTATTATCGTTTGAACGTGGTGGAACTCAACATTCCCCCGTTGCGCGAGCGGCCCGAGGATATCCTGCCCCTGGCCAGTCGGTTTCTCGCCGAGTTTACCCAGGGCAAGGCCCGCTTCTCGTCCGGGGTGGTGGAGTGCCTTGCGCGTTATGGCTGGCCCGGCAATGTGCGCGAGTTGCGCAATGCCATGGAGCGTGCCGCGCTGTTGTCGCGGGGTGAACTGATCCTGCTGGACCATCTCCCCAATCGGCTGCGCCAATCGACGGACCAGCCGGGAACGGCGGTTGAGGCTGCCGATCCGCAGCGGTTGGAAGGCATCGAGCGCGAAGCCATCATCCATGCGTTGCGTGCCCACGACTTCAATCGCACCGAAACCGCCCGGGCGCTTGGCATCAGCCGCCGGGCGTTGCTCTACAAACTGCAACGACTGCGCGAGGCTGGCTTCCACGTGGACCCCGTTTGA
- a CDS encoding ATP-binding protein yields MTRRSVFIYGFLAAAWVLVMSWLAAEHFRVQKSAREALINRAKDISSTVGIVLRSQQHFGVISKERMESALQGLVRPGELNAIALLNIGGEVVVSAGAPVALPARGAVRVTERWDEDSVTLINLVDLGTNMDRTITGTNAPGTPSAPIVLSRQELYRPFDTNRPPPEYRGSPPGDTNRPPPPPEYRGPAMGDTNTSANNTNQPPYMGRNRRHGPDSRQRSSRPFWMSEEEYKSAINKQGVHGFVIVMSTHPIRAVSNQDLWLRTIIAFLAGVSVFGIGLAWRNLAKSADLQIRLVRAREQNLHLKEMNLAAAGLAHETRNPLNIVRGLAQMISKQGEASPEIRKQSRAIVDEADRVTAQLNEFINYSRPREVRRTKVQLNQAVGEVARALHHDLAEKNVQLRTGQEQIAIDADEQLLRQALFNLLFNAIQAVEPGGTIQVTAQKVSPTEATLDIRDDGPGVPAELRQEIFKPYFTTNQKGTGLGLAVVQQNVLAHGWEIACLPNEPKGAIFRLSHLHLSV; encoded by the coding sequence ATGACGCGTCGCAGTGTATTCATATACGGATTCCTGGCGGCGGCTTGGGTGTTGGTGATGAGCTGGTTGGCGGCGGAACATTTTCGCGTCCAAAAATCGGCTCGGGAAGCGTTGATCAACCGCGCCAAAGACATCTCCAGCACCGTGGGCATCGTGTTGCGTTCGCAGCAGCACTTTGGCGTCATTTCCAAGGAGCGCATGGAGTCCGCCCTCCAGGGCCTCGTGCGCCCCGGGGAACTGAACGCCATCGCCCTGCTGAACATAGGCGGCGAAGTCGTTGTGTCAGCAGGTGCCCCGGTGGCTTTGCCGGCGCGCGGGGCGGTTCGGGTCACCGAGCGTTGGGATGAAGACTCCGTGACCTTGATCAACTTGGTGGACCTGGGCACCAACATGGATCGTACCATCACGGGCACCAATGCGCCCGGCACTCCCAGCGCGCCCATCGTTTTATCCCGGCAGGAACTTTACCGGCCCTTTGACACCAATCGTCCGCCGCCGGAATACCGCGGATCGCCTCCTGGCGATACCAACCGCCCGCCGCCACCACCAGAATACCGCGGACCGGCGATGGGCGATACGAACACCTCTGCCAACAACACCAATCAGCCTCCGTATATGGGACGCAATCGCCGGCACGGACCGGATTCCCGTCAGCGATCCTCCCGTCCGTTCTGGATGAGTGAAGAGGAGTACAAATCCGCAATCAACAAGCAGGGGGTGCATGGATTTGTCATTGTAATGTCCACGCATCCGATCCGCGCCGTTTCCAACCAGGACCTCTGGTTGCGCACCATCATCGCCTTCCTCGCTGGCGTCTCCGTGTTTGGCATTGGACTCGCCTGGCGCAATCTTGCCAAATCCGCAGACCTCCAGATTCGCCTGGTGCGCGCCCGTGAACAAAACCTGCACCTGAAGGAAATGAACCTCGCGGCGGCTGGTCTGGCCCATGAGACCCGCAACCCGCTTAATATCGTGCGGGGCTTGGCGCAGATGATTTCCAAACAGGGGGAAGCCTCGCCCGAAATCCGTAAACAATCCCGCGCTATCGTGGATGAGGCTGACCGGGTGACTGCGCAATTAAACGAGTTCATTAACTATTCCCGTCCACGCGAAGTGCGCCGCACCAAGGTGCAGCTAAACCAAGCGGTCGGCGAGGTGGCGCGGGCGTTGCACCATGACCTTGCGGAAAAGAACGTTCAGTTGCGTACTGGGCAGGAGCAGATCGCCATTGACGCCGATGAACAATTGCTGCGCCAGGCCCTGTTCAACCTGTTGTTTAACGCCATCCAGGCCGTTGAACCGGGCGGGACCATTCAGGTCACGGCGCAAAAGGTTTCCCCGACCGAGGCCACCTTGGATATTCGCGATGACGGCCCCGGGGTTCCCGCTGAATTACGGCAGGAGATTTTCAAGCCCTACTTTACCACCAACCAAAAAGGCACCGGTCTGGGGTTGGCGGTGGTGCAGCAGAATGTGCTCGCGCATGGCTGGGAAATTGCCTGCCTGCCCAATGAGCCCAAGGGCGCGATTTTCCGGCTTTCCCATTTGCACCTTTCCGTTTAG